The following is a genomic window from Clostridium fungisolvens.
AGATTTATGGGTTTAATTAACAATCTATTCAGTGTTTTTTTCTTATTATAAAAGCAAATATTATAATGGTGGGATTTTGATTGGAAATTGAAAGTATTTTTAATAAAAAGCTATTTGCAATTAATAAAATTTCAAAAATCAATTTAGAAACACGTTAAAATACTACTAAATAATAACATCTTAAGTGTAAAATGAATATTCTAATATGAAAGAAAATGAAAAAAGGTGTTGGTTAAATTGCATAAGTTGTGGTATAATCGAGATAAGGTTTATATATTTATTATGAATATGCAATTTATAAAAAAAAATCATGCATGAGGGGGCCGAAAATGCGTAAAGAATTTTCAATGAGCAATGATAAGGTAACAATTAATTTTACAGAGAAATATTGCAGTAATTATGAAAGCTTATTGCAAAGCTATGGATTTAAGAGAGTGCTAGATACGTTTTTAAAGAAAGCTAAGGTGAGAAACTCCCATAGTTATAAATTACTTGCACAAAAATTGGGGACTACAGACACAAGAGAAATCAGAAAAGCTCTAGTAAGAACATTTCAATTATTAACTATAATGAGTGCGGATGAAATAATATCTTACAATGAAGATGTTGAAAAAATAATTGAAGATAGAGAAGGCTTTTTTGCTATAATTGAAGACATCTATTCTTTCTGGAGAAGATTAGAGAGATATACTATTATTCATAATAATAGAATCAGGGATGGAATTGCATCAGTTAGCTTTTTAGATGCTAATTCTCAATTTTCAATGCTTATATTGAATTTTTATAGAACTATAGAAAAAAATGTAATCGGAACTATGCCAAATATATTTAGACAACTACCTGCAGGTGGAAACGCATGTATTCTTATAAATAATCCTATATGGACAGTGCCAGAGGAATATAAGGTTTTAGAAGAGGTTCCATTTATTGAAACAATAGCGTTAGAAACTCCATTTATAACATATCCTAAGAAAAATACAAGAGATGGTATGTTTGCTGAAGTTTACGAAAATCCTTTAGTTAATGGGAAGATAGATAAAGATAATTGGTTCTGTTATCCAGCAAAAATTGGAGAACTTTTAGCTTTTGTTTACTTCCACAGAGATTTCATGGAGCACGGTATAACTCTAAGTAACCTATTTGAGCTTGCAAGAGAAGATGAATATAAAGGAAGAAAACCTGATATTGTATATACTTTTGGTGTGGAAGAAGATACTGAAGAGCTTAAAACAGTTTTCTACGAAGATAAAAAGAATGATATAATGTATGGTTATGTTAACCATAATGAAAATATAGATTATTTTGGATATATGAAAAAGATGTGTTTAACTTTACACAATCTTATAATGATAAAAAGAGGATATTTGCCTATACATGGTGCAATGGTAAATATAGTTCTTAAGAATGGCAAGAACGCTAATGTTGTAATAATAGGTGATAGTGGAGCAGGTAAGTCAGAAAGCTTAGAAGCATTCAGAGCCTTAAGTGAAGATCACGTAAGTGAAATGACTGTAGTTTTTGATGATATGGGGTCATTTAAGCTAAAAGATGAAGGTATTTATGGATACGGAACTGAAGTAGGTGCTTTTGTTAGACTTGACGATTTAGATCAAGGATATGCATTTAAAGAGATTGATAGAAGTATATTTATGAATCCTGACAAGATAAATGCAAGACTTGTTATGCCGGTTTCAACTTATAAAGAGATTATAAAAGGCTATAAAGTAGATATTTTACTTTATGCCAACAATTATGAAAGAGTTGAGCAAGGCGGAAATGCAATTGAGTTATTTGAGTCTCCTGCAAAAGCTATCGATGTATTTAAGGCTGGAGCAAGAATGGCCAAAGGCACAACTACTGAAACAGGATTGGTTACATCATATTTCGCGAACCCATTTGGGCCAGCACAAAAGCAAGCTGAAACTGATATACTAATCGATCAATACTTTAACAGAAGTTTTGAAGATGGTATAAAGGTTGGACAAATAAAGACTTGTTTAGCAGTGTCAGGGCTTGAAAAAAATGGACCTAAGACTGCAGCACTTGAATTGTTTGAGCTTATAAAATCACTTTAATTTTAAAGTGCAGAAATAAAGGTATACCAGTATTAATACTGATATACCTTTATTTTATTAAATCTTTTAATGATGAAATTTTTTCTTTTAATTCCGTTATGATAGAATCAAAATAGGTTGATTTCATATTAGGGAAAGCTTTTATAAGACGTTTATGATTAAAATTAATTTTTGAGAGGTTTTTATTGTAACTGTCAATCAAATCTTTAAATCCCTCTTCCATATCTTGAGCAGTTCCAATTGCTTTTTCTTTAGTTACAGATATTATATATGAATATCTTCTTTTTAATTCTCCACTTATAAATGTTAATTTAGATAGAATTATATTAAGTTGGATTAATGAACTAATTGTTAATATCAAGTCGATTATAAAGTAGCTAATAAGAACGTAAAAAATATAAATACCTATATTTAAAGGTAAGATATTTACAAAGATAAAGAAAATAGGATGAATTATTTTTACAATTGCAACTGCAGCAACTCCCCAGGCTAATGAAAAATGAAGACAGATTCTGCCATGTAAGTTAAATGGGTCTTCGGTATAGTCCCACCATTTGGATTTAAATATCTTTTCTAATAGGTATCCGGTAACATACTCTATTATTGATGTTAATAATGTAGATAATATATATAATGCAATTAAGTTATCTTTATAATGATCAAGAAAAACAATAATTGATACAAATCCTAGTCCGTATATTGGACAGAAAGGACCATATAAAAAACCTCTGTTTACAAAGTAGCCTCTATTTGTATAAGCATAAGCAACCTCGATACACCAACCTAAAAAAGAGTAAATAGCAAAGAAAAAAACTATTTCATACACTGAAAATCCATTTAGTATTTGTATAAGCATAATTCACCTCCATTTGAAAATTTTAGACATTTACTATTTATTATATACTAAAATTATAAATATTGATTTAATAAAATGTAAATATTATATAGTACATAAGAAAGTAGGGACAATATTATAAGAATTATGCATCTTAAGAAGTATTAAAATATTTATTTAAGTACTCTATTTTGTAGTGTAAAGTACTGTGTGAAGATTAGAAGGGATATATTAGCACTGTAGAAAAGTCGATATGTTTTCCAGTTATTAGACTTACAATAATTATTTAATAACCTATTGCTATATTAAATTTGATTGTTAGTTTGGATGGTGTTTAAGGCAGGTACATTTTAGTACATATTTATGCATAATAAATCCCCTTATAAAATAAGGGGATTTATTATTAATTATTCACAGTTATTATTAGTATTATTTGTGCTAGTGTATCTATCTTTTGCAAAAAATGAAATAGCATAAAGTCCAGCAATACCAACAAGGGCATAAATAACTCTACTTATAGCTGTCATATTACCAAATAGAGCAGCTACTAAATCAAATTGGAAGAAGCCAATTAGCCCCCAGTTTATTGCACCAATTATAACTAAAACTAGCGCTATTATATCTAGAGTTTTCATTTAAATCACTCCTTTACTTACTTTTCTCTTATATTTTTTCCGAAAAAAAATAAATTATGTAGTAATAAAAAAGAAGTTTAATGGAAAATAAAAAGCTTTAATAGCGCATGCGTTTTAAGGCTGTTACGTATACTTATCCATAGATCTAATTGAATCATAATTTTCTAAACAATGAAAAAAAGAGCTAATTAGCTCTTTAAAGTTGTATGTTACGATCTATAGGTTGTGATAATGATATAAATGTGTCTGTTCTTTCAATTCCTGTAACTGTATTTATTTTATTCATTAATATATCCTGAAGGTCAGAAATACTCTTACAAATTACTTTTGCAAATACAGAATAGTTTCCTGTAATAAGGTGAAGTTCAACGACTTCTTTAATTTTAGATAATTCATCAAATACCGAAGAAAAAGATGATGTCTTATCTACATAAATACCTACATAGCAACAAACGTCATAACCCAGTTTTGGAAGATTTAAAAGAATCCTTGTCCCAGTTATTATTCCTAGGTCTTCCATCTTCTTCATTCTAACGTGAATAGTTCCACCACTAACATGACACATTCTTGCTATTTCTAAATAAGGAGTTCTACAATCTTTAATTAAAATATCTAATATTTGTAAATCTAATTCATCCAAATTAACATTTTGCATAAGCAAAAATTCACCTCTTCTATGTTTTATATCCTATTATTGTAAGTATCTATATACTCAATTTATATTTTATCAAAAAAAGTATTTTAATTCTACTAAAAAGTTAAAATAATACTGTACTATTTTTTATAATCATCATTTTCTTCATAATTAATGTAAAATAATTGCATAATCTTGATTATAGAAGAAATTGATGTAAATATTAATTTAATAATTAAGTTTTTAATAAAGAAGATTTGAATACATAATATATATGAAACATGTACAAGTTAAACTTATTCTATTGAAAATGTTTAGATTTTCGTCTAATATAGATTATAGGGTGTTAATTTTGCTAGATTAGAGGAGTGGTAGTATGGAACTTGCAAAAAGTATTGGATTTCTTTTGTTATTTGCAGTAGTAGTTTTAGCTATATTTAATTTTTTGAAGATATTTGTTTTAAGTAAAATAAATATCAATAAGTGGATAGTTTTGGGTATTGCAATTGTAGCATTTCTTTTACCTATTGTATTAAGAATACAAAGTACTATAGCAAGTACAGTGTCTTCAGGCTTATTTGTAATATTATTATTATGGTTCATGGAGATACACCAAGGTACTTCAAAGAAAAAACAAGAAAACAAAGTTACTATAAGACCTAAAGCTAAACCTAATAGGGTTAAGAATATGAATAAAGATAAAAAATAAAAAAACTCCATCAGGAGTTTTTTATTTTTATAAATATAGGAGAACTGATAGCTTCTCTATTATTTTTTTGAATTAGCTTAATTACGTACCATCTCTCTCTCTCAGAAGCAGGAAACGAAATTGAGTATTTTAAATTATGAAGAGAGATTTCTTTTAGAGTCTTAAGTATCCTACCTCCTGAGGTTATTATTTGAACTTCTTCGATAATGTTAACTCTATCTTCAGCGTGAATATAGAAGTGTAACTTGTTATTTTTTTCAGTAATAAGTTCTTCGCCCATAAAGGAACTATTGATTGTAAAGTAGAATTTTAATGTTCTAGATTCACTTGAAAAACATCTTCTATTTCTGAGGGAACTTATTATAGAAGTTTTATCTAATTTGTTCACTAATACTCCTGTAAGATTTTCAGTGTCACCAAAGTTCAATTGGTGATTATCCTGAGCATTTACTGCCCCGAGCATCCAACCTTTATCAAGCATTGAGAAATATCTTTTTGAATATCTATGATATTTATTTGGATAGGAGCCATTTCCTACTTCTATTGTATTAATAAACTTATTTAAAAAAGGGCTAAAAGGTATCTGTTCTACGATACTTCCAGGATGATTAATTGATATATAAGAATTTCCATTGGCAATCATCCAGAGCATTAAATTGTTAAAGTTTCTAATAACTCCTGAAAAGCATGATGATGAATTAACTATATTTAGGTGGCCCCAAGGGTTAGAACTTGCCTCAAAACCAACTATTCCAACGAAGTCTTCGTTTTTTTTATTAAATCTATCCAATGTTCTCTTTAATTCATCCCATTTTGAGTTATGCTCTTTATGTGAATTACTTGAGAAATAGCGATTATGATCAGTTATTATCAAAAAGTCTAGCCTATTCTTTTTTGCGTATTCTAATGCTTCTAAGGCTGAACATTTTCCTGTTGATATATTAGTGTGGCAGTGAGGTATTCCATATAATATTTTAATATTTTTTGGATCAAATTTTTGTAAATCCTCTGATCTATGTTTCTTATGTTTACTCAAATTATGACTCCTATAAATTGCTTTATTATATAATATTATTATTTCTTGTTTTTATTAACCTCTAATTACATATAAATAATAAATTTTATTAGAAATCACAAATATATTTTTTTATTTAAATTAAATTTAGTTTTATAAAATATGGCTATAAAACATTTACTATGGTAAAATAATAGTCATGCATAGGAGGCGATATAAAATGGAGTATTCATTTGATAAAGTTTATCCAAAAGTACACGATGAAGCTTTTATTGCAGATAATGTAGATATAATAGGTAAAGTAGATATACATAAGGACGTAAGTGTTTGGTTTGGCACAGTTATACGAGGAGATATTAATAGTATAAGTATAGATGAGAGGTCAAATATTCAAGATAATAGTACTGTGCATGTGGATACTAATAATCCAGTGGTAATTGGAAAAAATGTTACTATAGGTCATAATTCAATTATACATGGTTGCACCATAGGTAATAATGTTTTGATTGGAATGGGGTCAATAGTACTAAATGGAGCAACTATTGGAGAAAATACAATAATAGGGGCAGGTAGCATAGTAACAGAAAATAAAAATATACCTTCAGGTGTCCTATGTTTTGGTTCTCCTGCGAAAGTTATAAGGGAGCTTTCACAAGAGGAAATTAGGAATATAGGTGCGTCTGCTGAGAGATATATAAAACTTTCAAAAAAATATAAGTAAAGTACGGAGGAAGTATGATTAAATTAGGTGATTTTAACAATCTAGAGGTTGTAAGAGAAAGTTCAGTTGGATATTATCTAAGTGGGACTGATGATGGTATATTATTACCATATGGAAATACTCTAGATAGAAAGCTTACAGTAGGTGAAGAGGTTCATGCTTTTATATATAGAGATTCTAGAGATAGGCTTATTGCCACTCTTAAGACACCTCTAGCAACTATTCATACAGTTGCATATCTAGAAGTAAAATCTATAACTGAATTAGGTGCATTTATTGACTTTGGTCTTGAAAGAGACATATTTGTACCTATAAGGGAACAGAAATATAAGCTAGAAGTAGGAAAGAAATATTTATTCTACATATATGAAGATAAAACGAAGAGATTAGCTGCAACAACTGATATTGATAGAGCACTTGATATATGGGAAGATGTTACCTTGGGCGAAGAAACAACTGGTATTGTATATGGATATCAGACAAATGGTTCTCTTATGGTAGCTGTAAATGGTCTATGCAGAGGTGTGATTCTTAATAATGAATATTTCTCTGATGTAAGGCCTGGCGATGAAATAAAGGCAAGGGTAAAGAAGATATATGAAGATGGAAAAGTTGGCCTAACACCTAGAAAACAAAAGCTTGAGGAAAGAAGTGTGCTTCAAGAAAAGATATTACAATATCTTAAAGATAACGGTGGGTTCATGAAATATAACGATAAGTCTTCACCAGATGTTATAAAAGAAGTTTTTAATTCAAGCAAAAATTACTTTAAGATGGCATTGGGTGGGCTTATGAGAGAAGGAATTATAAGTCAAGACGCAAATGGAACAAAGTTAATTGATAAATAGATAGCTAAGGCTATCTATTTTTTCTTTAATTAAAATCACGTTTATTAGTATATGCATAAGCGATGCTTATTATAAGTGGATACAAGAGTATATGAAAATATAAATTAATTGATAAACTAGTGTATCTATAGAAGTTATATGAACCATACTAATGTCAAAGGAAAAAAGGAGGTTCATACATATGAAAAAATTTGGGAAAAGAATTATCGCAATTATGATTTTATTTCTATTTACTACATGTTTCAATGCATTTGGAATAGAGAATCTTTCAAATGTTACAAGAGTTCAGGTATTAAGTACTGGGCAAAGTGATGTAATATTGATACTTAGTAAAGAATTTAATATTCTTATTGATACTGGAGTTGAAGATTATAGTTCCAAGCTTATAGCACATTTAAAAAGTGAATCAGTTGATAAATTGGATTATGTTATACTTACACATTATCATAATGATCATTTTGGAGGGCTAGAAGCTGTATTAAAATCTGTAAAAGTAGCACACTTGATGCTTCCAGAATTCTGCGTAAATAAAAATGAAAAAGAGAAAGTTATGAAAGTTGTAGAATCCTCCAAGGTTAAATATGAATATGTAAAGGCTGGATGGTATCTAGAACATAATGACATACATCTTAAAGCCCTTACACCAACAAAACCAAGCAAGGTTCTAGAGAACAATAATTCAATGGTGCTCTTAGGGGAAATAGCTGATTTAAGGTATTTATTTATGGCAGATGCTGAAAGAGATTTAGAAAAGCAAGTTATGAAAAACAACGATATTAAGGATATAGATGTTTTAAAAGTTGCTCATCATGGAATTGGTAGTGGAACGTATAAAGATTTTGTAAGAAAGGTTAAGCCAAGCGTAGCAATAATAACTTCTAATGGTGAAGAAAGTCCTAATAGTGAGGTAGTGAAGAACCTAACAGATATTAAATGCAATGTCTTTAGAACAGATCAATATGGAGATATAATGGTTTTAAGTGAAAAAGATGATGCTGGAGTTGTTCACTTAGAAGTATATTCGAGAAAAAATTAGAGTGTAGATTAAAAAGTTTGTAGCTATCATTCCAAAAAGTAAGCAGGTTTATAGGCTATAGAATTTTCTTTATTACAACTTAATAAAAAATAAAAACCACTGTAGAGTTTTTTAGCAAAATCATCTACAGTGTTTTTTTTATTATATTTCTTTGTTCCTTAAAATTATCTTGAGCAATTCATTTATAACCAATGGTACTAGAGATAGTAATATTACAAATCCCCAATCTTTAAGGGTAAGGGAATATACTTTAAATAATTCTGCTATAGGTGTTATTGTTATAACAGAGGCTTGAAGAATAATTCCAATTATTATAGCTATAATCAAGAATCTATTAGAAAATAGACCGATTTGGAAGATGGATTTTCTATCATTCCTGATTGAAAGTGCATAAAATAATTGTGAAACACTAAGCACTACAAAAGCCATGGTTCTAGCATGTGGAACTGAATTGGGATATAGGTACTCACCTACTCTAAAAGCCACTAATGTCAATGCTCCTATTAGTATTCCGTTAAGTGGTAGCATTAACTTTGTGCTTCCGCCAAAGATACTCTCCTTTGGATTTCTTGGAGGAAGATCCATAACTCCTTTATCACCAGGGTCAACACCTAACGCTAAAGCAGGTAAGCTATCAGTTATTAGATTTACCCAAAGTAAATGTATTGGTAGTAGAGGTGAATCCCAGTTTAGCAATATAGCTACAAATAAAGTTATTATTTCACCAAGGTTGCAAGAAAGTAAAAAAACTATGGATTTTTTTATATTACTAAAAATGTTTCTTCCTTCTTCTACGGCAGAGACTATTGTCGTAAAGTTATCATCCGTCAACACCATGTCAGCAGCACCTTTTGCTACGTCAGTACCAGTTATCCCCATAGCTACACCAATATCAGCAGCTTTTAACGAGGGAGCATCATTTACTCCATCCCCAGTCATTGAAACAATGTTGCCATGTGATTTAAAAGCTTTAACTATTTTTACTTTATGTTCAGGAGATACTCTTGCGAACACTCTTAGATCTCTTACTTTATTACTGAAGTCTTCATCATTTAATTTATCGATATCTTCACCAGAAATTGATTGATTTAAACTATCTGCAATTCCAAGTTCTTTAGCGATGGCAAAAGCTGTATTTTTATAATCGCCAGTAATCATAACTGGTGTAATTCCAGCATTTTTGCATAATGAGATAGAGTCTTTAACTTCTAATCTTGGAGGATCAATCATTCCAACCATTCCTATAAAGATTAGATCTTTTTCTATTTCATCTAATCCAATATGTGGTGGAGCGTCAATATCTTTATATGCCCCGGCTAGAACTCTAAGTGCGTCGTCAGACATTAAATCTACAGCTTTTAGAATATCTTTTTTCATATTTTCAGTCAAATCTAGGATTTGCCCATTAAGCATAAGCTTAGTAGAAATTTTTAAAATGCTGTCAATAGCACCTTTAGTAAAGACTTTATATTTTTGTCCATATGAATTAACTGTTGACATAAGCTTTCTATCTGAGTCAAAAGGAACTTCGTCAATCCTTTTATGCTCAGCATTTATAATATCCTTAGTAATATCATATTTAAAACCAGCTTCTAATAGAGCAATTTCTGTAGGATCACCCGTTTTTGAGCTTTCTGAATATGTAGCATCATTGCAGAGCATCATGCATTCAATTAATAGCTTGTTAGTTTCAAGGTTGAAATCTAAATCTTCAATATGAAGTAGCTTATCATTCGCATAAAATTTAGTTACAGTCATTTTATTCTGGGTAAGAGTACCTGTTTTGTCCGAACATATTATATTAACTGATCCAAGGGTTTCAACTGCAGGAAGCTTTCTTATAATGGCGTTCTCTTTAATCATTCTTTGAACACCCATAGCTAAAACAATTGCTACTATTGCAGGAAGTCCTTCTGGTATAGCTGCAACAGCTAAGCTAATTGAGGTAAGTAGCATTTCAAAAACATCTCTTTTTTGGAACATAGAAACTATAAAAATGAAAAAGCATATTCCAATAGAGCCTATGCCTAAATACTTGCCTAACTGTTCAAGCTTTTTTTGAAGTGGAGTTGAATCTTCAACCTCTTCATCAAGCATTTTTGCTATTTTACCTATTTCAGTATCCATACCAGTACCGACAACAACACCAATACCTCTTCCGTAAGTAGCTAGAGTAGACATAAATACCATGTTGTGTTGATCTCCAACACCTACTTTTCCTTCGATTATTACATTTGCATCTTTATCTGCAGGTACAGATTCACCCGTAAAAGCAGACTCTTCCATCTTAAGGTTTGCGCTTTCAATTAATCTTAAGTCCGCAGGTATATATCTGCCTGCATCTATTATAACTATATCCCCTGGAACAACTTCTTCAGATGGAATCTCTGTTAATTCTCCATTTCTTTTTACAACAGCCTTTGGAGTAGAAAGCTCTTTTAAAGCTTCTAAAGCTTTTTCAGCTTTAGATTCCTGAACAACTCCAACAATAGCATTTACAAGTATTACAATAATGATTATTATAGCATCGCTGATTTCGCCCATTATTCCTGATATCAATGCAGCGGCTAAAAGTATATAAATCATAAAGTCAGCTAACTGTGCGAGGAATAGCTGAAATATGCTTTTTTTCTTTTTACTGGCTAATTTATTCTCACCATACTTTTCGATTCTCTTTTTAGCTTCTTCAGTAGATAAGCCTATAGATTCATCTACGTTCAGATCTTTTAATACCTCGGAAGTATTTTTCGTATACCACATAGAATATATCACCTCATTATACAGTATAAAATAACCTTAATTAAGACATCTAATATAAGTATATCACATATTGAATATTATGAAATAATTGCCATGAAAAAACAATTCGACATGATATACCATAAACTTAGTTGTTACTTTAATTATATTTTGATATAATAATACACATTAATATTAGTAATTAGTAAAATAAATATGCAAGTAGTATATAGATTTTAAAACTTTCCTTGTTTGACAGGAAAACGGTTAATAATAAATTGGGTTGAGAAGATGCGGAAAAAAATCACTGAAGAAAGTTGCTTCAGCGATTTTTTAAAAGTACTTAAAGATATAAAAATTGATAAGTAGGTGGGATTTTATGGAGATATCAAGAGTAGGTAGAAAAACTGCTGTCCAAAGTGAAGAAAGAAAGAAAATAGATAGTAAAAAGGATTTTTCGCAGAGTTTTAATAAGGAAAGACAAAAAAAATCTGAAGAGCAGTTAAAAGATTTGATGGATGATATAAAGAAAAAGGGTAATAGACTTGTAATTACTAAAAGCTATGCAGATGTTAGAGCCTATAAAAATCAAATTAAAGAGTACTTAAAGTCAGTACTAGAGTATATGTACAATGTAAAAAAAGATATAAGTTTCTGGCAGACTCAGTATTTTATAACAGTTGATACAATAGATGCAAAGCTACAGGAAATTACTGACGCTCTTTTATCTGAAGAAAAAGATAATATTTCTATTGCATCTACTGTAGATGAAATTCAAGGACTTATGGTAGATATTTACAAATAGAAGTAGCTATTTAAAATTAAAAAAAGTGTTCTTTAAATATACAATAGGAAAGCTACTATAGGTAAAGTGCAAAATTGCTTGCTTATATAGAAAGAACTTTCAAAACTTATTGTATGTTAAATAAGAATACCTGTGAAATATCACAGGTATTCTTATTTTTTACTTTACAAGGAAATATATAATTTTAATATTTTAACCAGCTACTTACAGAGGCATCCGATGGCATTCTCCAATCGCCTCTTGGAGAAAGACTAATTGTACCAACCTTAGGACCATCAGGTAAAGCAGATCTTTTAAATTGTTGAGAGAAGAATCTGTTCAAGAATTTATCTAGCCATTTTCTAATGGTGGTTTCATCATATAGATCCTTAAAAGCAGTTTTAGCAAGGAACATTATTCTTTCAGGTGAAGAACCATGTCTTATAAAATGATATAAGAAGAAATCGTGAAGTTCATAAGGACCAACAATATCTTCAGTTTTTTGTGCTATATCACCATTCTCATCTTTTGGTAGAAGTTCAGGACTTACTGGTGTATCTAATATATCATACAAAGTATCAGAAGCATTTTTATTTACTTCGTATTTAGCTACGTAATCAACTAAGTATCTAACCAAGGTTTTAGGTATAGAACAGTTTACAGAATACATTGACATATGATCTCCGTTATAAGTGCACCAACCAAGTGCAAGCTCCGAAAGATCCCCTGTTCCTACAAGTATACCACCTTCTTTATTTGCTAAATCCATAAGAATTTGAGTTCTTTCTCTTGCCTGAACATTTTCATAAGTGATATCATGGATATTTTTATCATGACCGATATCTTCAAAATGTTGAAGAGCAGCATTTACTATATTTATTTCTCTAAGATCGCAGCCGAGTTCAGTACATAGGGTAAGAGCATTGTTGTAAGTTCTGTCGGTAGTGCCGAAGCCAGGCATTGTTATTGTTATTATATTTTTTCTAGGCAGTTTTAGCATATCAAAGGTTTTAACTGCGACTAAAAGTGCAAGGGTAGAGTCAAGCCCACCAGAAATTCCTATAACGACTTTATTTAGGGTAGTATGTTCTAATCTCTTAGCTAAAGCTGATGCTTGAATGTTAAAT
Proteins encoded in this region:
- a CDS encoding calcium-translocating P-type ATPase, PMCA-type, which produces MWYTKNTSEVLKDLNVDESIGLSTEEAKKRIEKYGENKLASKKKKSIFQLFLAQLADFMIYILLAAALISGIMGEISDAIIIIIVILVNAIVGVVQESKAEKALEALKELSTPKAVVKRNGELTEIPSEEVVPGDIVIIDAGRYIPADLRLIESANLKMEESAFTGESVPADKDANVIIEGKVGVGDQHNMVFMSTLATYGRGIGVVVGTGMDTEIGKIAKMLDEEVEDSTPLQKKLEQLGKYLGIGSIGICFFIFIVSMFQKRDVFEMLLTSISLAVAAIPEGLPAIVAIVLAMGVQRMIKENAIIRKLPAVETLGSVNIICSDKTGTLTQNKMTVTKFYANDKLLHIEDLDFNLETNKLLIECMMLCNDATYSESSKTGDPTEIALLEAGFKYDITKDIINAEHKRIDEVPFDSDRKLMSTVNSYGQKYKVFTKGAIDSILKISTKLMLNGQILDLTENMKKDILKAVDLMSDDALRVLAGAYKDIDAPPHIGLDEIEKDLIFIGMVGMIDPPRLEVKDSISLCKNAGITPVMITGDYKNTAFAIAKELGIADSLNQSISGEDIDKLNDEDFSNKVRDLRVFARVSPEHKVKIVKAFKSHGNIVSMTGDGVNDAPSLKAADIGVAMGITGTDVAKGAADMVLTDDNFTTIVSAVEEGRNIFSNIKKSIVFLLSCNLGEIITLFVAILLNWDSPLLPIHLLWVNLITDSLPALALGVDPGDKGVMDLPPRNPKESIFGGSTKLMLPLNGILIGALTLVAFRVGEYLYPNSVPHARTMAFVVLSVSQLFYALSIRNDRKSIFQIGLFSNRFLIIAIIIGIILQASVITITPIAELFKVYSLTLKDWGFVILLSLVPLVINELLKIILRNKEI
- a CDS encoding YaaR family protein encodes the protein MEISRVGRKTAVQSEERKKIDSKKDFSQSFNKERQKKSEEQLKDLMDDIKKKGNRLVITKSYADVRAYKNQIKEYLKSVLEYMYNVKKDISFWQTQYFITVDTIDAKLQEITDALLSEEKDNISIASTVDEIQGLMVDIYK